From the Shewanella amazonensis SB2B genome, one window contains:
- a CDS encoding citrate synthase yields the protein MADLKAKLELPGNDSIELPVKQGTEGFDVIDISKLGSKGYFTFDPGFLATASCESAITYIDGDKGILLHRGYPIEQLAVESNYLELCYALLYGELPTKAQYEQFAHTVKSHTMVHEQLAFFFRGFRRDAHPMAMLCGVTGALSAFYQDSLDVNDARHREIAAYRLVSKMPTLAAMCYKYSIGQPFVYPRNDLSYAGNFLSMMFAVPCEEYKVNPIIERAMDRIFILHADHEQNASTSTVRLAGSSGANPFACIAAGIASLWGPAHGGANEACLRMLEEIGTVDRIPEFIDRAKDKNDPFRLMGFGHRVYKNFDPRAKVMRETCHEVLSELKVNDPLLDVAMELERIALNDEYFISKKLYPNVDFYSGIIMKAIGIPTSMFTVIFALARTVGWISHWKEMLDQPGHKISRPRQLYTGEHSRDFVSVDKR from the coding sequence ATGGCTGATTTGAAAGCCAAATTGGAATTACCGGGGAACGATTCAATTGAACTGCCGGTTAAACAGGGCACCGAAGGTTTCGATGTTATCGATATCAGCAAGCTGGGCAGCAAAGGTTATTTCACCTTTGATCCAGGGTTTCTGGCCACAGCTTCCTGTGAATCAGCAATTACCTATATCGACGGCGACAAGGGTATTTTGCTGCACCGTGGCTACCCCATCGAGCAGCTGGCAGTAGAATCCAACTATCTGGAACTCTGCTACGCCCTCCTGTACGGCGAACTGCCGACTAAAGCGCAATACGAACAATTTGCCCACACTGTGAAGAGCCACACCATGGTTCACGAGCAGTTGGCATTCTTCTTCCGCGGCTTCCGTCGCGATGCACACCCCATGGCCATGCTATGCGGTGTGACCGGTGCACTGTCTGCTTTCTACCAGGACTCTCTGGATGTAAACGACGCCCGTCACCGTGAAATTGCCGCCTATCGTCTGGTATCCAAGATGCCGACGCTGGCAGCCATGTGCTACAAGTATTCCATCGGCCAGCCATTCGTGTACCCACGTAATGACTTGAGCTACGCCGGTAACTTCCTGTCGATGATGTTTGCCGTACCTTGCGAAGAGTACAAGGTAAACCCAATCATCGAGCGCGCCATGGATCGCATCTTCATCCTGCACGCTGATCACGAACAGAATGCCTCTACTTCTACTGTGCGTCTGGCCGGCTCTTCCGGTGCCAACCCATTCGCCTGTATCGCAGCCGGTATTGCGTCTCTGTGGGGTCCTGCCCACGGTGGTGCCAACGAAGCCTGTCTGCGCATGCTGGAAGAAATCGGTACTGTTGACCGTATTCCTGAGTTTATCGACCGCGCCAAGGACAAGAATGATCCATTCCGTCTGATGGGCTTCGGTCACCGCGTGTACAAGAACTTTGACCCACGTGCCAAGGTAATGCGTGAAACCTGCCACGAAGTGCTGAGCGAGCTCAAGGTGAACGACCCTCTGCTGGACGTTGCCATGGAGCTCGAGCGTATTGCCCTCAATGATGAGTACTTTATCTCCAAGAAGCTCTACCCGAACGTAGACTTCTACTCAGGTATCATCATGAAGGCCATTGGCATTCCAACCAGCATGTTCACCGTGATTTTTGCTCTGGCCCGCACCGTTGGCTGGATCTCTCACTGGAAAGAAATGCTGGATCAGCCTGGTCACAAGATCAGTCGCCCACGTCAGCTGTACACCGGCGAACACAGCCGCGATTTTGTCAGTGTCGATAAGCGATAA